A window of Phyllopteryx taeniolatus isolate TA_2022b chromosome 19, UOR_Ptae_1.2, whole genome shotgun sequence contains these coding sequences:
- the vkorc1 gene encoding vitamin K epoxide reductase complex subunit 1, whose amino-acid sequence MAAVAVGLPKWEKTVRVLLCVFGLILSVYALHVELSREHDPDYRAMCDLGESVSCSKVFTSRWGRGFGLVQFFVAQDSPLNQPNSVLGIMFYTLQLGLGLLLSKKAAVFLVLSSWVSVAGSIYLASILAFVLGDFCMVCVSTYIVNFGLLYTNLKRRSAIEGMKEKAG is encoded by the exons ATGGCAGCAGTAGCAGTAGGCTTACCTAAGTGGGAGAAGACAGTGCGCGTGCTTTTGTGCGTCTTTGGTTTGATTTTGTCAGTTTACGCGCTTCACGTGGAACTGTCCCGAGAGCACGACCCCGATTACAGAGCGATGTGCGACCTGGGAGAGTCTGTCAGCTGCTCCAAAGTTTTCACATCCAG atgGGGACGTGGTTTTGGCTTGGTCCAGTTCTTTGTTGCCCAAGATAGCCCTTTGAACCAGCCCAACAGTGTTCTTGGAATCATGTTTTATACTCTGCAGCTTGGCTTGG GTCTTTTGCTGTCCAAAAAGGCCGCTGTGTTCTTGGTGCTGTCCTCCTGGGTGTCAGTGGCCGGCTCGATCTACCTGGCCTCTATTCTGGCTTTCGTACTGGGAGACTTCTGCATGGTATGCGTGTCTACGTACATCGTCAACTTTGGTTTGCTCTACACCAACCTCAAGCGAAGGAGCGCCATCGAGGGGATGAAGGAGAAGGCGGGCTAA